Proteins from a genomic interval of Sphingobacterium sp. SYP-B4668:
- a CDS encoding TolC family protein, giving the protein MNKLNKVMTTCLMAFVYPIVTYAQESTVLHTLWNKIEKQYPGVAAKDAIIKSSQYQAKATHSKALPQGKVQLQNSYGTFEGSNGAFFPQTGFFNVSGNVQSLSGSDITANTFGSSTIEWDLYTFGRQTFENKASDAHTAQTVMEKDLYLLKLKQELAMRYIDLLYSHTRMEWATKNSIRLADIKAVSISLSTAGLRPIADTLLSSSAYIQSLADQDQWYGKKQSDFIHLAELYGSDSIDYAASIPKFIIASPPAWSPRVSVMEHPALSVLERKIEHLEWSGKAINRSGFPVVKIMGGYAYRGSGINSQGHASSKWQEGFSNTTNNYLIGIGMTWNVSSIFTNRLKKESFEQLSLSSKYSLREYTNKLHADLSAYTQELNQQALQLHKNLLSVQQAVSAYEMYTARYKSGLLSLSELLQIRQLLEQTELKQIEASKAYWDLWVKEASLTTDFKTLFDTI; this is encoded by the coding sequence ATGAATAAGCTTAACAAAGTCATGACGACTTGTTTAATGGCTTTTGTATATCCCATAGTCACCTATGCACAAGAATCCACCGTGCTGCACACGCTATGGAATAAGATTGAAAAGCAATACCCAGGTGTGGCAGCAAAAGATGCCATCATTAAATCATCACAATATCAAGCAAAGGCAACGCATAGCAAAGCTTTACCTCAAGGCAAAGTCCAACTTCAAAATTCGTATGGTACATTTGAAGGCAGTAATGGTGCATTTTTTCCTCAAACTGGCTTCTTCAATGTCAGTGGAAATGTGCAATCATTATCTGGATCGGATATAACAGCCAATACATTCGGATCCAGCACCATTGAATGGGATCTATACACCTTTGGCCGTCAAACATTTGAAAACAAAGCCAGTGATGCTCATACTGCTCAAACAGTTATGGAGAAAGACTTATACCTACTTAAATTAAAGCAAGAATTGGCCATGCGATACATCGACCTACTGTATAGCCACACCCGCATGGAATGGGCAACTAAGAACAGTATAAGACTGGCGGATATTAAAGCTGTGTCCATAAGCCTTTCTACGGCTGGATTGCGTCCAATAGCGGATACTTTGCTATCGTCATCCGCCTATATACAATCTCTGGCGGATCAAGACCAATGGTATGGTAAGAAACAAAGTGATTTTATACATCTCGCTGAGTTGTATGGCAGTGACAGTATCGACTACGCTGCTTCAATTCCAAAATTCATCATTGCGTCCCCCCCTGCTTGGTCTCCACGGGTATCCGTCATGGAGCATCCCGCATTATCGGTATTGGAAAGAAAGATAGAACACCTAGAATGGAGTGGAAAAGCCATAAATCGTTCGGGATTTCCCGTTGTCAAAATCATGGGTGGCTATGCCTACCGGGGATCTGGCATCAATTCCCAGGGCCACGCTTCTAGCAAATGGCAAGAGGGCTTTTCCAATACCACCAACAACTATCTTATCGGTATCGGCATGACTTGGAACGTATCTTCCATCTTTACCAATCGCTTGAAAAAGGAAAGTTTTGAACAACTATCGTTAAGCAGTAAGTATTCCCTTCGAGAATATACAAACAAGTTGCATGCAGACTTATCCGCCTACACCCAGGAACTCAATCAACAGGCGCTACAACTCCACAAAAATCTACTGAGTGTGCAACAGGCTGTTTCTGCATATGAAATGTACACGGCACGATACAAAAGTGGGCTTCTTTCACTATCTGAGTTATTACAAATCAGGCAACTTCTCGAGCAAACCGAGCTGAAACAAATTGAAGCTTCGAAAGCATACTGGGACTTATGGGTAAAGGAAGCTAGCCTGACTACCGATTTCAAAACTCTATTTGACACTATCTAA
- a CDS encoding SusC/RagA family TonB-linked outer membrane protein, with protein sequence MRLHYLFLFVLFFCFAHETMAQQRTYQGTVKEALTGNPIAGVTVQILGKRQSTSTNQNGQFIIEANPTDVLRLTSVGWKTISQALGDQQTLVFLFESDETSLEEIIVVGYGTQKKSDVTGSVSTIQVDKATAMATTNINEMLRGQAPGVQVTLQSPRPGGASSILIRGTKSIQGGNAPLYVLDGYPIDDINQVNPEDIASIEVLKDASSQAIYGARASNGVILITTKRGASGQSSISYSGYVTTQKLSKNFDLYSPQEFAQLRREAWRAKNEPNFDYPEDREMFDDFELEALKNNTYANWEDLVLRNALIHSHSIGFSGGTDKTKVYTNATYFKNKGLIIGSDYERLSLRNNLSHAINDKLTFESNITFNIDKQDIESSGLNVISLSPLAKPFDESGQLVKFPLGPNSLTVNPLWNLRESTNERKTNLLNLNLALNYQILPGLRYRLNTLLARDAGERGTYLTRLHSGGSNTNGSASIVDNRRQEYLIENILTYEKTLNDIHQLDLTAVQSINEINYTTSTTTGTNFPNDILGYHGISDALNKNTVRNETKRNIASFMGRARYSLLDKYLFSATARYDGSSVFAENEKWGIFPAVSMAWKAHNESFIQNISAINELKARVSYGSVGNQAIAPYQTLGTVGSNPYIFGNEIVGGNITGSNLPNPFLTWETSTTFNAGLDFALFGNRITGTFEFYNTQTKDLLVDISLAGGTGFSSTITNGGKSENKGIELALTGHIIRKENLNWSITTMFSRNRNKILETGIYDLNGNPKDDIARNRFVGQPINIIYEKKFDGIFQSEEEIKASAQATQNIIMPGSIRVIDKNGDSKIDDQDNFVFAQDPKWIGSFSTSVQYKNFDFYADLYVVQGATKLNPYLAQYETGGSLQGILNGIKIPYWTPESPSSEYPRPYRDTQSHLYSLAVQDASYLRLRTLTLGYTLPNSWSSKLKVNNLKFYVMANNLFTITDYKSYSPEVNPDSYPDAKAFTAGLKFDF encoded by the coding sequence ATGAGGCTACATTACCTATTTTTATTCGTATTATTCTTTTGCTTTGCCCATGAAACAATGGCTCAGCAACGAACTTATCAAGGTACGGTCAAGGAAGCATTGACGGGAAATCCTATTGCAGGTGTCACCGTTCAGATTCTTGGCAAACGACAAAGTACATCCACCAATCAAAATGGGCAGTTTATAATCGAAGCTAATCCTACGGACGTACTTAGGCTGACATCGGTTGGGTGGAAGACCATCTCTCAAGCATTAGGAGATCAACAAACGCTGGTATTTCTATTCGAAAGCGATGAAACTTCGCTGGAGGAAATAATCGTTGTTGGATACGGTACTCAGAAAAAATCAGACGTGACAGGTTCGGTATCTACTATTCAGGTTGATAAGGCCACTGCAATGGCCACTACAAATATAAACGAGATGCTAAGAGGACAAGCACCAGGTGTGCAGGTGACTTTGCAGAGCCCCAGACCTGGTGGCGCGAGTAGCATCCTGATCCGTGGGACCAAGTCCATCCAAGGTGGCAATGCTCCCCTATATGTACTAGATGGATATCCTATTGATGATATTAACCAAGTCAATCCGGAGGACATTGCTTCGATTGAAGTTTTAAAGGATGCTTCATCTCAAGCTATATATGGTGCACGCGCATCTAATGGTGTAATCCTCATCACAACGAAAAGAGGGGCATCGGGCCAGAGTAGCATCAGTTACAGTGGATATGTCACGACTCAGAAGCTTTCCAAGAACTTTGACCTCTACTCACCCCAAGAGTTTGCTCAACTACGGAGAGAGGCGTGGAGAGCGAAAAATGAGCCCAATTTCGACTACCCTGAAGACAGGGAGATGTTTGACGACTTCGAGTTGGAAGCACTCAAAAACAACACCTATGCCAATTGGGAAGATCTGGTGCTTCGCAATGCGCTTATCCATAGTCACTCAATAGGATTTTCGGGTGGTACAGACAAAACCAAAGTGTATACAAATGCTACATACTTCAAAAATAAAGGCTTGATTATAGGGTCGGATTATGAGCGCCTATCATTACGCAATAATCTAAGCCACGCTATCAACGATAAATTGACGTTTGAATCCAATATTACTTTTAATATAGACAAACAGGATATCGAGTCTAGTGGTCTGAATGTCATCAGCCTATCGCCCCTAGCCAAACCATTTGATGAGAGCGGTCAGTTGGTTAAATTCCCTTTAGGACCGAATAGTCTAACCGTGAATCCTCTCTGGAATCTGAGAGAATCGACCAATGAGAGAAAAACGAATCTTTTGAACTTGAATCTTGCGCTTAACTATCAAATCCTACCGGGTTTGAGATACCGGCTAAATACTTTGCTCGCTAGAGATGCAGGAGAAAGAGGCACCTACCTCACTAGATTACACTCAGGTGGATCAAATACCAATGGATCCGCCAGTATAGTGGATAATAGACGTCAAGAATACCTAATCGAGAATATCTTGACTTACGAAAAAACACTAAATGACATCCACCAATTAGATCTCACGGCGGTACAAAGTATCAATGAAATCAATTATACGACTAGTACGACGACGGGGACCAATTTCCCAAATGATATACTTGGATATCATGGTATCTCAGATGCACTCAACAAAAACACGGTACGTAATGAAACAAAAAGAAACATTGCATCCTTCATGGGACGTGCCCGTTATAGTCTACTGGACAAATATTTATTCAGTGCAACTGCAAGATATGATGGTTCGTCCGTATTTGCAGAAAACGAAAAGTGGGGTATATTTCCAGCTGTCTCAATGGCGTGGAAAGCACATAACGAATCCTTTATCCAGAATATAAGTGCCATCAACGAATTAAAAGCAAGAGTCAGCTATGGCTCGGTCGGTAACCAAGCCATTGCGCCGTATCAAACTTTGGGAACGGTGGGCTCCAACCCCTATATCTTTGGAAATGAAATCGTAGGAGGTAATATTACAGGATCAAATCTTCCAAATCCATTCCTTACATGGGAAACTTCCACCACATTTAATGCGGGCCTTGACTTTGCCCTCTTCGGCAACAGAATTACGGGAACATTTGAATTCTATAATACCCAGACAAAAGATTTACTTGTTGACATTTCACTGGCTGGTGGTACGGGCTTTTCTTCGACCATTACCAACGGAGGAAAAAGCGAAAACAAAGGGATTGAGCTGGCATTAACGGGTCACATCATCCGCAAAGAAAATCTCAATTGGTCAATCACAACCATGTTTTCTCGCAATAGAAACAAAATACTAGAAACAGGTATTTATGACCTTAATGGTAACCCAAAAGATGATATCGCCCGTAATAGATTTGTAGGACAACCCATCAATATTATTTACGAAAAGAAATTTGATGGTATCTTCCAATCAGAAGAAGAAATAAAAGCCTCAGCACAGGCTACACAGAATATCATCATGCCAGGTTCAATCCGTGTAATCGACAAAAATGGAGATAGCAAAATAGATGACCAAGACAATTTCGTATTTGCACAAGACCCTAAATGGATAGGATCGTTCTCAACCAGCGTACAATACAAGAATTTTGATTTTTATGCCGACCTGTATGTGGTACAAGGAGCGACCAAGCTAAACCCATATCTTGCACAATATGAGACTGGTGGATCTCTTCAAGGTATCCTCAATGGAATCAAGATTCCTTATTGGACACCTGAAAGCCCTTCATCGGAGTACCCTCGCCCCTATCGCGACACCCAAAGCCACCTATATTCATTGGCCGTACAGGATGCTTCTTATTTGAGACTTCGCACATTGACACTGGGCTACACCCTACCAAATTCTTGGAGTTCAAAATTGAAAGTGAATAATTTAAAGTTCTATGTCATGGCCAACAATTTGTTCACCATTACCGACTACAAATCATATAGCCCCGAGGTCAATCCTGATTCTTATCCGGATGCAAAGGCTTTCACTGCTGGTCTTAAATTCGATTTCTAA
- a CDS encoding glycoside hydrolase family 16 protein encodes MKQIIIGISALLATTQYTQGQTFESVPSWSEEFNYEGKPDSLKWSFDYGTGENGWGNNELQYYVNTPQNIAVNNGILKIHAIHEPTNEMAYSSSKIKTLGKKGFKYGRIEVAAKVPRQVGTWPAVWMMPVHNVYGGWPKSGEIDIVEHVGYDPNQLHITVHTLDYNGMNNNQKGSNTYVERAISHFNIYRIDWTEESIIGYINDKKVYEYLNNGKGYASWPFDQEFYLIVNLAVGGNWGGRQGVENETFPATFEVDYIRYYPLKSK; translated from the coding sequence ATGAAACAAATAATAATAGGTATCAGTGCGCTATTGGCCACGACACAGTATACGCAAGGACAAACTTTTGAAAGCGTTCCATCCTGGTCAGAAGAATTTAATTATGAAGGTAAGCCTGATAGTTTAAAATGGAGTTTTGACTATGGCACAGGAGAAAACGGATGGGGCAATAATGAGCTTCAATATTACGTAAATACTCCTCAGAATATCGCTGTAAACAATGGAATACTTAAGATCCATGCCATACACGAGCCAACAAATGAAATGGCTTACTCATCTTCTAAAATCAAGACCTTGGGTAAAAAGGGATTCAAATATGGACGCATTGAAGTGGCGGCCAAAGTTCCGAGACAAGTGGGTACATGGCCGGCTGTATGGATGATGCCTGTCCATAATGTCTATGGAGGATGGCCAAAATCAGGGGAAATAGATATTGTAGAACATGTTGGATATGACCCAAATCAATTGCACATCACTGTTCATACCTTGGACTATAACGGAATGAACAACAATCAGAAGGGAAGCAATACATATGTCGAAAGGGCGATTTCGCATTTCAATATCTATCGAATAGATTGGACAGAAGAAAGTATTATCGGTTACATCAATGACAAGAAGGTGTATGAATACCTTAATAATGGTAAGGGGTACGCTTCTTGGCCTTTCGACCAAGAGTTTTATCTCATTGTAAACCTTGCCGTAGGGGGTAATTGGGGTGGTCGACAGGGAGTGGAAAATGAAACATTCCCGGCTACTTTTGAAGTGGACTATATTCGATATTACCCATTAAAATCAAAGTAG
- a CDS encoding efflux RND transporter permease subunit yields the protein MNLIRFALRKPIAIMVMVMATIYFSINVMKKINIDIFPEIELPAMYIAMPYGGLTPAYMDGFMANEFQKVLLFVGGVKNIDFKSVQGLTLMKLTFYAGTNMSQAAGEVSTQVSRAMGFLPPGAVPPMVVRFDGSSLPIGQLVFDSPERSITELQTMVLTKIRPMFVTIPGITAPAPFGGNVRTLVVNIDPEAMQAHGMSPEEITVAITKNSHPSPAGNIRIGDQNLMAPVNSIAKGPEEFLNTPIKTNENRTIYIRDVARVDDAADQTVGYALINGKRSVYLPVIKKADASTIEVVENLKNALPTLKNTLPEDVNIHYEFDQSKYIQNSLSNLIHEGILGAIFTGLMILLFLGDKRGALIVILTIPIAILSAVSILYLMGHTINIMTLSGLALSIGILVDEATVTIENIHQHMDMGKPKQRAIIDALLEISIPKLLILLCILAVLAPAIIMTGIPRDMFMPLSLAVAMAMIVSFLASQTLVPILANWFMKDKHRATLKTGTQRRFFEKFRIKYTYRMRPWFKRPKLLLGLYISTAIGISALLLSTLGTDIMPASNSGDMQIRIQAPEGARLEKTEQLVKAIIKDIESLLPSKGIAISSAFVGMHPSANPINPIFLFTSASHEAVLQLSIDKKIYTGKISILREDIRSIIARNHPEATINFEPMELVEKILGQGSMTPIEVKVSASQVKQAEGHAIKIMEKLKEIPFLRDIRIAEPLNYPTLEIEVNRDLVAQFGLTMQDVTRSLATATSSTRYTDKNLWIDPRSGLVFQVQVQIPEALMQSEEKLKSLPLKKGSLRPLLDDVATIKRTNSPAQVNRKGPNRYVTVIANLHNKDLGNASAAVKNVIKELGPPPRGIQVWTEGTLQLLDETLDSLLSGLAVAVIVIFLMLATYYQSFKVPLVILSVVPAVIAGSLLALHLMGSTLNLQSYMGVIMSIGVSVSNAVLLINQAEHYRQKLALKVNNSARLAASSRLRPVLMTAAAMVAGMLPMAAGLGDGGEQIAPLGQAVIGGLLASTIVILLLLPHFFALAMRKSGIVGPSLDPDDQESKYYRINTP from the coding sequence ATGAATTTAATACGTTTTGCATTACGGAAACCCATAGCTATTATGGTGATGGTGATGGCCACCATCTATTTTTCCATCAATGTCATGAAAAAAATCAATATTGATATTTTTCCTGAAATCGAATTGCCTGCCATGTATATAGCGATGCCTTATGGAGGGTTGACCCCTGCGTATATGGATGGCTTCATGGCAAATGAGTTCCAAAAAGTACTACTCTTTGTCGGGGGGGTCAAAAACATTGATTTCAAAAGCGTGCAAGGCTTGACACTAATGAAATTAACTTTTTATGCGGGCACCAATATGTCTCAAGCGGCTGGGGAGGTGTCTACACAGGTATCTCGAGCTATGGGATTTCTTCCCCCAGGGGCGGTACCACCGATGGTGGTTAGATTTGACGGCAGCTCCCTCCCAATTGGACAATTAGTATTTGACAGTCCTGAACGTAGCATCACAGAATTGCAAACTATGGTTTTGACTAAGATTAGGCCTATGTTTGTTACGATACCTGGTATTACTGCCCCTGCTCCTTTTGGTGGAAATGTTCGAACACTTGTTGTCAATATCGACCCTGAAGCCATGCAAGCGCACGGCATGAGCCCTGAGGAAATAACGGTAGCGATTACAAAAAATAGTCACCCATCACCTGCCGGAAACATTCGTATCGGAGACCAAAATCTCATGGCCCCGGTCAACTCTATCGCCAAAGGTCCAGAAGAATTCTTAAATACTCCCATCAAGACCAATGAAAACCGTACCATCTATATCCGTGATGTGGCACGAGTAGACGATGCCGCCGATCAAACCGTGGGCTATGCGCTAATCAACGGAAAAAGATCGGTATATCTCCCTGTAATCAAAAAAGCGGATGCATCGACCATTGAAGTTGTCGAAAATCTAAAAAATGCGTTGCCAACTCTTAAAAATACACTTCCCGAGGATGTCAACATTCATTATGAATTTGATCAATCAAAATACATCCAGAATTCTTTATCGAATCTAATTCATGAGGGCATACTGGGTGCCATTTTTACGGGATTGATGATTTTGTTATTTCTAGGTGATAAGCGGGGGGCACTCATAGTCATCCTGACAATTCCTATTGCGATACTATCAGCGGTGAGTATTCTATATCTCATGGGTCACACCATCAATATCATGACATTGAGTGGATTGGCTCTTTCGATAGGTATACTCGTGGACGAGGCTACGGTCACTATTGAAAATATCCATCAACATATGGATATGGGAAAGCCCAAACAACGGGCTATAATAGATGCTTTATTGGAAATATCAATTCCAAAGCTGCTAATTTTGCTTTGTATTCTTGCGGTACTGGCCCCTGCTATTATCATGACGGGCATCCCCCGTGACATGTTTATGCCCCTATCACTCGCTGTCGCTATGGCAATGATTGTTTCCTTCCTAGCCTCGCAAACTCTTGTACCCATACTCGCCAATTGGTTTATGAAAGACAAACATAGGGCGACATTGAAGACTGGGACGCAACGTCGATTCTTTGAAAAATTCAGAATCAAATATACCTATCGAATGAGGCCATGGTTTAAACGTCCTAAATTATTGCTGGGATTATACATATCTACCGCAATCGGCATATCCGCATTGCTCCTCTCTACATTGGGTACAGATATCATGCCTGCGTCCAACAGTGGTGACATGCAAATTCGTATTCAAGCCCCAGAAGGAGCTCGACTGGAAAAAACCGAGCAACTGGTGAAAGCTATCATCAAAGATATTGAGTCATTGCTTCCGTCCAAAGGTATAGCCATTTCATCAGCATTCGTAGGGATGCATCCTTCGGCCAATCCGATTAATCCAATCTTCTTGTTCACCAGTGCCTCTCATGAGGCAGTATTACAACTATCAATAGACAAAAAAATATATACCGGCAAGATCAGTATTTTGAGAGAAGATATCCGAAGTATCATTGCCCGAAATCATCCTGAGGCGACGATTAACTTTGAACCAATGGAACTTGTAGAAAAGATATTGGGACAAGGGTCGATGACGCCTATTGAAGTAAAAGTGAGTGCCAGCCAAGTGAAACAGGCCGAGGGGCATGCTATTAAGATTATGGAAAAATTAAAGGAAATACCATTTCTGAGGGATATCCGAATTGCCGAACCGTTGAACTACCCGACTTTGGAAATCGAAGTCAATAGAGACTTAGTAGCACAATTCGGGCTGACCATGCAGGATGTAACGCGCAGCCTAGCCACAGCCACCTCCTCCACTCGATATACTGACAAGAACTTATGGATAGACCCTCGTTCGGGATTAGTATTCCAAGTACAGGTACAGATTCCTGAGGCCCTTATGCAATCTGAGGAAAAGCTTAAATCACTTCCATTGAAGAAAGGGAGCCTTCGTCCTTTATTGGATGATGTCGCCACAATCAAGAGGACCAACAGTCCTGCCCAAGTCAATAGAAAGGGGCCAAATCGATACGTAACGGTAATTGCCAACCTACACAATAAAGATTTAGGGAACGCTTCAGCGGCTGTAAAAAATGTAATAAAAGAATTAGGTCCTCCTCCTCGAGGTATCCAAGTATGGACAGAAGGCACATTGCAACTATTGGATGAAACCTTGGATAGTCTACTGAGTGGTTTGGCGGTCGCGGTAATTGTCATTTTTTTGATGTTGGCGACTTATTACCAGTCGTTCAAAGTACCATTGGTCATTCTTTCTGTGGTTCCTGCGGTAATTGCAGGTAGTCTTTTGGCATTGCACCTGATGGGAAGCACCCTAAATTTGCAATCGTACATGGGTGTCATCATGTCCATTGGAGTATCGGTATCCAATGCTGTATTGTTAATCAATCAGGCGGAGCACTACCGTCAAAAACTAGCTTTGAAAGTCAACAATTCAGCAAGATTGGCTGCTTCATCGCGACTTAGACCCGTATTAATGACAGCTGCTGCTATGGTAGCGGGTATGTTGCCAATGGCTGCAGGCTTAGGCGATGGTGGCGAGCAGATCGCACCGCTTGGTCAGGCAGTCATTGGTGGGTTACTTGCTTCAACCATCGTTATCCTTTTGCTACTCCCCCATTTCTTTGCTTTGGCCATGCGCAAATCAGGTATTGTAGGACCTTCTCTGGATCCTGATGACCAAGAGAGCAAATACTATCGCATCAATACTCCATAA
- a CDS encoding RagB/SusD family nutrient uptake outer membrane protein has translation MKKFKTLYIASAVATLLATTSCEKYLTEEPSTSFSANFIYNTPEGLDMGVVALYNLNRSFYENGEWNFAVPFLLQAKTDLVLGRTGEASLYSTLAWGATLGDFGTTRYSHYWKTYYKIIDRSNAIIKYGANIQMDEAKRNELLAQAKFFRAHSYFILYKLFNNIYITTEPTTPENASNIVTDKSSKEDIFKLIEEDLDFARNNLKWETSQPGRVSKGTATHVRAQVALWKEENEKALELAKEVIQSGHHNLLPNTSDVFKGDLNHKESLFVIQYKAQTFGGGAPHRFNFLLLPQYGATPGAQYDNAMGGRGAGFLLLNDYFRDLLNEDPLDNRAKGSYYISTFYFNNPSTLPPGKKIGDIIDTYDEMSSNTADRNLFYARLNPGCLKFSNETGLPNEVDQAKNIMVYRLSETYLIAAEAAWKLDLESEGLEYINAVRSRAKASPIAQLSLKAILDEDARELGFEGQRWYTLKRLGVTGQQMSKYAGNSRNGLYQANARTLFQAHMVNLPIPQSEINLLGPNYPQNDGY, from the coding sequence ATGAAAAAATTTAAAACACTATATATTGCTAGTGCAGTAGCCACGCTACTGGCTACCACTTCTTGTGAAAAGTATTTGACTGAAGAACCTTCGACTTCCTTCTCTGCGAATTTTATCTACAATACGCCTGAAGGACTAGACATGGGGGTAGTCGCTCTCTACAACCTTAATCGTTCCTTTTACGAAAATGGAGAGTGGAATTTTGCTGTTCCGTTTTTATTACAGGCCAAGACAGATCTGGTGCTAGGCCGTACAGGAGAGGCCTCTCTTTATAGTACATTGGCCTGGGGTGCAACATTAGGTGATTTTGGCACGACAAGATATAGTCATTATTGGAAAACGTACTACAAAATTATTGACCGAAGCAATGCAATCATTAAGTACGGTGCGAACATACAAATGGATGAGGCAAAAAGAAATGAATTGCTAGCGCAAGCGAAATTCTTTCGTGCCCATTCGTATTTTATCCTGTACAAGCTCTTTAACAATATATATATCACAACGGAGCCGACCACTCCTGAAAATGCATCCAATATCGTCACAGATAAGAGCAGCAAGGAGGACATTTTTAAATTGATTGAAGAAGATTTAGATTTTGCGAGAAATAACCTGAAATGGGAAACTAGTCAACCTGGTAGAGTTTCAAAAGGAACCGCCACCCACGTCCGTGCTCAGGTGGCCCTGTGGAAAGAAGAGAATGAAAAGGCCCTTGAACTAGCGAAGGAAGTTATCCAATCAGGTCATCATAATTTATTACCCAATACTTCTGACGTGTTCAAAGGTGATCTCAACCACAAAGAATCGTTGTTCGTCATTCAATACAAAGCTCAAACATTCGGTGGAGGTGCACCACATCGCTTCAATTTTTTGTTGTTACCGCAATATGGAGCTACTCCAGGTGCACAATATGATAATGCAATGGGTGGTCGCGGAGCTGGCTTTTTGTTGTTAAATGATTACTTTAGAGACCTATTGAATGAGGACCCTTTAGATAATCGCGCCAAAGGCAGCTACTATATATCTACGTTCTATTTCAACAATCCAAGCACGTTGCCTCCGGGTAAAAAAATTGGTGACATCATAGATACGTATGACGAAATGAGTAGTAATACTGCCGACCGCAACCTTTTCTATGCACGCCTTAACCCAGGCTGTCTCAAATTTTCAAATGAAACAGGGCTACCAAACGAAGTCGATCAGGCAAAGAACATCATGGTCTATCGTTTGTCCGAAACCTATCTAATTGCGGCAGAAGCTGCTTGGAAGTTAGATTTAGAATCAGAAGGTTTGGAGTATATCAATGCCGTAAGGTCTAGGGCGAAAGCGTCACCCATCGCTCAGCTTTCTTTAAAGGCTATTTTGGATGAAGATGCGCGAGAACTGGGATTTGAGGGTCAACGTTGGTATACCTTAAAAAGATTGGGGGTCACAGGTCAACAAATGAGTAAGTATGCAGGCAATTCACGAAATGGTCTTTATCAAGCGAATGCCCGTACGCTATTTCAAGCTCACATGGTCAATCTTCCAATCCCACAATCCGAAATTAATCTTCTAGGCCCTAACTATCCACAAAATGACGGTTATTAA